The Lathyrus oleraceus cultivar Zhongwan6 chromosome 5, CAAS_Psat_ZW6_1.0, whole genome shotgun sequence genome includes the window GAGTTTCGAATTGTTGTCGTTCTGCATCTCCATTTTGTCGGTCTGCCATCAACATTTCCAAAATTATCTCTGTTGTGTTTGGATTTTCGGGATTAGATCGAGTTGTCACCATAGTTAGAAGCAAAGTACCTGGACGgtgctctgataccaattgatACGAACCAAAAAAATGGAACAGAAATGAATAGATGAAAACAAACATTTATGTAGATAATTTTAGAATATTACAACACAGGTTTTCGAGAGTCTGTCTCTCCACAATTTAAATTCTTCCTAATTTTTCTGAATGCTTTTCTAATTTGATTTGTCTCTAATTATATTGCATTTAACATATGTTCCTAATTGACACAATTAATCTGAAGGGTGGTGACTGTTAGATTTGATGATGTTTGGTTCCAAGGGTTGCATCCTTTCTCCACCAATTGCATCATCTTGGGTCACACTTCCTGACACCAATCGGTGTCTCTCTTCACCAAGGATCACGCCCCCTGATTAGCATTTGTTGACCTTACGAGGGCGTCGCTGCGAGTGTAGAACTTGGTGATGGGTGCGTCAACATCTCTTCAGTCATTTTTCTGTAGTGGCACAACATACCAACATATACACTAGCACAACATACATGCATATACACGGTTAATGACTACGTTGAGAGCTTGGAGTTCTTGATTGGACGGTGGAGATTGGAGTAGCTAGAGGGCTTGACAAGCGAGGGAAAGCGTGCATAAGAGCTTGTGTGTGGGTTTGCACCCAAAATTAGGAGGTCACAGGAGCGTGCTGATGAGCGAATGAGAAAGATGAAACCCAAGTTTAGTTGACTCTTCAGTAAAGAGATGTCCTATTGAAAGTACACAAATTTCAAAAGAAGTTCTATGAAAAAACAATGACTATTTTACAATCTCTCCCTACCTAGTGTTTGTTTATCCTGTACTTTTTAgaataattaataaataaaaattgtAGCAAAGTTTATGAGGACTGTTGCCCAGCAATACGCATTGAGTGAGTGCATGATAGATGACGCATAAAATAAATAGAGGACATGTTTCtcaaaaatataataaatagaGGACAAGTAGATGATGCAGAAGATCCCATTAGATACACATAGATACACATAGTTGATTCCGGTCAAAGCCTAATAGTTAGGCAAGCATAGcatttttttctcttttgttgCATCATGCACTAATTTCCTTAGACATTGATTGGGCTCTGGATTTCAACTTGCGCAATTGTTTGATGTTACATTACAATTACCATATCGTTTTTATCAAAGTGTATATCTGTTGGTttaagccctagaggtcaatacttttggtacttgtatcgaattatttattaataataaaaggatttttctttattatgtttgtttaataaagtctctagaatagctagtccgtttaatgtatcaagtgtgacttgataatgagatcacattaaacataaggacattattcttaaagtattcatagtcgagctttattgtgaagtgggataacattaaagcattaagactattatgtatatagactgatgatcacatctcatggatcatggataaggagttatcaagttttaaacataggtatgaatattaagagtaatatttatacttgATTGAACCGCTATGAGAATtctatatagaatgttatgcaaagtctcataagttattctcatggtgataatggtgtataccacccttcgacctgaaaccactatggaccctagatgtagagtcgagtgctttattgctaatcaaacgttatccgtaactggataatcataaagacagttgatgggtactccacgaagcatgctgagggacatgagtgacctagatggaatttgcccatcctgcataacaggataaatgtctatgggcccaatattgaactggacaaggataacacggtctatgccttgtgttcaatatagatataagggcaaaagggtaattatatgcataagtattatcacagaaggatttgtcagatcacatgacattttcgtgtcttgggtagcagtgatgttaaatacgtgatttaatataattgtcaatgccgcgaaaacctacaggatcacacacaaaggacggattgatgagagatagagtaactaagaaacaccgtaaggtacaatgcacttaagtgaattgtagaatatcGTAAGGCACGGTGTatttaagtagaatacgaaatatggtaaggtaccacgcgcttaagtgaatttggcatattataagatatgagtcacatacacttaagtgggctttttttgtttgaagcccacacaagtggttctataaatagaacccttgtgcagaagcataattacggttgcattttcgttttctttttctctctcacacactcaaagccttcattcatagcagctagcacttagattgaaggaatccgttcgtgtggactgagtagaggcgttgtcatcgttcaacgttcgtgattgctccatagatctgcatcaaaggtttcaatcgtcacaagaggtaattattctatcactgatcatgccaattcataaggatcactaaaggagaaaattttaatttccgctgcgttttgaATCGCTGTTCTCCTTCAATATCATCTTTGAGAATAGTTAAGTTTCTTGTTAGTTCTTACTGTTTTTGTTTGGACAGTTTACCCAGTTTCCTCGCCATAAACTAATAGCATTTCAAATACCAcaccatcaacaacaacaaaatcaaagTCTAACTTATAACGTAATATTATATTATCACAGCAGCACAATTCTTTACATACAAAAGTAACAAATCCTCACAAACTCAATAATCCAAAAAGGATTATTTATGAAATTTATTTTCTCATAACTAGTGACATCAGTCCCCCGGTAGGGACTATTACATCTTTGTTCTAGAGACTTACTCCTCCATTTTGATGATACATCTGATGGACTCCCCTTTCAGCATGTAATCAAAAGCTTTGTTAATCTCTGAGAATGGTACTGTATGAGTAATGAATTTCTCCAGCTCCAGCTCCTGCAGTATCACAGTAACATCACATTAACAACACAAATAGCATATCATTCTGCAATACTAGATAATCCGCCTAATGCACTGCATAATCCAACATATATAGAATCTTACCCCTTTCATGTACTTCTCAACAACATTGGGAAGATCAGTGCGGGGCTTGTAGTTGCCATAGAAGGTACCCTTAAGAGTCCTCTCATTCAAGAAATTCATAGGATGAGTTTTGAAGGCATCATCTTTGCTTGGCACTCCAACAAGTACAGCAACACCCCAACCCTAATtaataacaacagatcaaggtTCAGCTTTTGCCTTGGTAAGATTTATAATTTCTTTAGCAACAAGAGTAAATGAATTTTATTTTGCATACATCATGAACACATTCGAATGCTGAGATCATGGCCTGGATGCTACCGGTACATTCAACAGCTCGATCTACACCTCCATTCGTCATTTCAGCAATTACCTGAAAACCAATTTTCACATCTCAATCTCTTTGTATAAACAAAAACATTATAATCCATAGCATCATACTCAAAAATTATAATAGAAAAGAGAAATATAATAAATTATCAATGAACTAACCTGTTGCACAGGTTTGTCGTGCTCTTTTGGGTTTACGAACTCATTTACCCCAAACTTCTTAGCTGCCAACaagaaaaacataataaaaatttTATCAATAAAAGAACAGCCATCGAATTTATGTTGGCCCACATCTTCAAGGATTTGAGAGAAGATAAAAGCGTTGTACCTAATTCAAATCGGCTGGAAACTAAATCAACTCCAATGATTCTTGATGCACCAGAGATTCTTGCTCCTTCAGCAGCCTAAATTATGGTTTAAATACAAGAGCAGAAGTTAATATTGACTCGTTTCATTTCCAATCATAGCTACAATATACATGCAGACAAAGGTATAAGAGGAACATACAGCAAGACCAACAGCTCCAAGTCCAAAGATAGCAACAGAAGAACCTGGCTTTGGTTTTGCAACATTCACAGTAGCACCAAGACCTACACAACCATAAATGTAAATTAAACTGAGAAAACATAGAGTAAGCCTAGTTATATATTATATCTCAAGTTAGGGATCTTCCATATATATACCAGTGCATATTCCACAACTGAGAATGCAAACTTTGTCAAGTGGTGCATCAGGGTTGATCTTTGCAACACATCCAGCATGAACCACAGTATACTCGCTGAACGTAGAGGTGCCGACGAAATGGTGCACAGGTTGTCCCTTAATAGAGAATCTGGACTGGTTGTCATTGAGCATGACACCTCTATCTGTGTTGATCCTAAGAAGATCACACATGTTGCTTTCCTCTGACTTACAATGTGGACATTCCCCACACTCTCCTGTGAATACAGGCAGAGCATGATCCCCTGGTTTCAGGTTAGTTACACCCTCACCTACGCTCTCCACAATCCTGATTAACATCATCCCAACAATTATCAATAACATTCCTTCATATTACAATTACATACCAGTACATTAGTTAATCAAAGGATTCAATCAATAATGCATAAGAGAAAGATTTATAATAGGTGGTTCAACTTAGAATATTGAGAAGAGAAACATACCCTCCAGCTTCATGACCAAATATACGAGGAAACAATGGAGTCTGTCCCTGAAACAAGGGAAAGCAagaaaacaaaattaaattaCTGCCATGTACAAAAAAAAATGAAACCTTGAAGGGGAAAAACAGCATTAGAAAATTTTATAACTAAATCTGAGAATAATTTTACAGGGTATGTTAAACAAATGAATTTGTGTCAGAAACTAAACAACCCGTTATGTTACGTAATCAAATCAAACTACATCAGAAGAGCAAAATCTCTAGTACGAATTTCAAAGTAGTTTTTCCAGAACACTATTTTGGGATTTTTAAATAGATCTAGAGCTAAAAAACTGAAATCTAATGCCATAATTTGTAATTAAGTCTTTGAACTAAAATTAAAGTCCTAATTTAGGGATATAACTAAATTCAGGGAGGCTAATTACCTTAGCTTCCCAGAAGTAAACATCAGTGTGGCAAAGGGAGGTGAAGAGTATCTTGAGACGAACTTCACCGGCCTGCGGTGGCGCCACCTCTACTTCTTCAATCACCAGCGGCTTCCCAGCCTCCCATGCAACCGCAGCTACAAGTATATTACAAATGAATGGAGCGATGATTAAAATATAGTAGGAAAGAATATGAAAATGATGAGAACATAATTTGAAAAAAGAAGGAGATGGTTGACCGACCTCTGCATTTGATGATCTGACCAGCAGTGTTCGACATGGTAAAGAGATGATGATAGATAACGATATGGTAATTAAAGTAACTGAGATGATGAGTGTTAAGTTTGGTTTGATTTGATTTTTGCTATATCTGTGTGGAGCCAGCAACGTGAGTGATCTCTATTTATAGTAgtgagaaagaaaggaaagaaggTACTGGTAATAGAATACTGCTTTGGTTTTGTGGGTAACCGCTGTCGCTGTTGGTATTTCCAGGTATCGCCTTTTGGCTTTGATATACCACACCACGTAGCCGCCAACTGTACCTGGTTTTCGTATTATTTTACTTTTCCCACCAAAACTTTTAATTTATCTATAAGATAGCATCTCTTCTATTTTTTATTTGGTTTTTCAATTAgaatttcttttattttaaataGATAGTTGATGGATTAATTGATTCACTCATATAATTTATCAACTATTTATTAAATTTTCATAGgaagaatttttttaaaataatcaagttttttaatttaaattttaaaataatcaCTATTTCAAATTATTTACCAATATAATCATGTTTCATGCACACCTCTAAAATATGTGTAAGTTGGATTGACTCATTTAAGTTGTCATTGAACATAGGCGTCAATACTATTGATGCATGCATGCAGGTAAAATCAATGTAATTGGTTGGTACATAGTTTATTATATCAAGTGTATGCGGTATTGCATGTGGCGTAtgttttatattttatttattttttaaaattttatatgttataattataaataaataaaataaatagataaatgaaaaataattattaatattatgatATAAAGTTAAAATACATAACAATTGACAAGAAAATCAATGACTTGTCCGATTGAAACGCCTCATGTTCCACATCCTGGTGCGTTAGCTTgccttcgaggtctcccacgatttctctgaggtgtttggggtctttgagacatgatgcaatggtggctggtgtgaaggtccaGTGGAAGGTCCAACGGTATTTGATaaatttgtcatcatttctcccCAATAGCTGGGGGTATTCCCGTCAAAGGTGCTGCCGTAATTGAGTTTGGTGGCCATGTTATCGTAGTTGGGTCGTTGTGGTTGGGTTGTTTGTGGACGGTATGGTTGCTCGAATTGGGACATTGGATCATTTTGGAAACGAAACAATGGTTCCTATAGTGTAataaagtcaaacaatggttgaGTGTTATGGCAATGAGATGTTTGGGTGTTCATAAATGGGGGGCTATGATGGCATGAGGTTGAATCGTATGAATTATTCGCGCTATAGACAAATGTGGTGGCTCTACATGATTGTTGGTGGTTATGGTTTGGTTCCTGGTTTTGAGTTTATgtgtgtggcatgaattggttacaaggttgggtgtttggtggttgggtgtatatggtagggtgatggtgtgaggttggttgttgggttttggtgggttgacattgttcttgggcAAAAAAAATTAttgggcgtatgatgacgaagctcgttggcgtggatcaatcaaataccttggctcagacacaaacGGTGGCGTTGTAACCGACTTAAGCCATgtcatataatgttgagttggtctagtGTCATGTATGATTGGTTGGTTTAAGATATGTTGTCGTTGATTCCTCTAATTACGACACATCTtttttgcaaagtctctccaatCGGAATAATCTCATTGGTCATCGACTCTTTTTTTatgccaatctcccaaacacgtcagaggttctggaatttgttgttgcatgtGAAACTGCAGTTTCacacggtcactctggtgcatctccacagtagtgaatCGGGTGATCGAtgtttttgttgtccaaactgcaatggcatcatggttaacctgatggTCAAGACCCGAATACGGCCTCCAGATAAATTGTATAAGAATTTGACATGATTAGAGGATATGTAATTGGATGATTTTTTTAAGTCAAAAGTAAAGTTATTTAGTAGTaatacatcgtctggtccaatgtggtctaaaagattgcgatagactactacaacgtgtttgggacacctgttgtagttcatccctttaactgaccacctaggtcgaaaagattgaaaatatattagttacagtcagttgtagtataaagtctaacaaattagaagatttaagataaacttactttgttgcgTAGGGGAACGTGAATGACTTCTCGTTGACCAGGGTGAGTGACGACATActtgaccaacctcatgcttgtagcaaataggTGCAAGAATAAAACATACAAATATgtttttttggcatttttacacaacgaactatatagatgggacaaaacagctgaaccccaactatatgtgcctactttatttatgtttcataacaacgacaaatacataatatttaccgtattaccagtactttcagaaaataaaaaattaccaaatagaatcataatataacagtgagctttaattatcttttcatactcagtagattcttcgtttaatgttatacttgaataatattgtttaaaatatttaaaattaataCCTTGACCCCTAGGTTGACCCGAAGTCTGTCCGGTAGTTGTGTCTTCAGACAAAGAGGCACCCAACAATTCCTCGCATATAGAgttatcttggttaactctaccatttacGACATTACCATCGATAGGTAGACCTAACAACATGtagacgtcctcaagtgtgacggtacactcaccgaaaggaaTGTGAAACGTATGGGTCTCGGGTCTCAATCTTTCTgacaaagcaagaataaatttgtagtcaactgagtatgagactatgttgagtagattaccaaaaccgcatcctcgtcgatatggttctatcaaagggtcgtgtggtacatattcatgtacacgacacCGAGATCTCTTTAGGTCCTAATAAAAAATAAGTAAGAAATAAGTAAGAATAAGTAATAAACAATAGAGACATTTTGTTAGGAAATAAGAATAAATAATAAACAATATAGAAtaagtaataacatacaaatgtcgcAATATTGTTGATTGTTCATCGATGTTC containing:
- the LOC127082487 gene encoding alcohol dehydrogenase 1-like, encoding MSNTAGQIIKCRAAVAWEAGKPLVIEEVEVAPPQAGEVRLKILFTSLCHTDVYFWEAKGQTPLFPRIFGHEAGGIVESVGEGVTNLKPGDHALPVFTGECGECPHCKSEESNMCDLLRINTDRGVMLNDNQSRFSIKGQPVHHFVGTSTFSEYTVVHAGCVAKINPDAPLDKVCILSCGICTGLGATVNVAKPKPGSSVAIFGLGAVGLAAAEGARISGASRIIGVDLVSSRFELAKKFGVNEFVNPKEHDKPVQQVIAEMTNGGVDRAVECTGSIQAMISAFECVHDGWGVAVLVGVPSKDDAFKTHPMNFLNERTLKGTFYGNYKPRTDLPNVVEKYMKGELELEKFITHTVPFSEINKAFDYMLKGESIRCIIKMEE